The proteins below are encoded in one region of Pongo pygmaeus isolate AG05252 chromosome 20, NHGRI_mPonPyg2-v2.0_pri, whole genome shotgun sequence:
- the ZNF17 gene encoding zinc finger protein 17 isoform X2, with protein sequence MNLTEDCMVFEDVAIHFSQEEWGILNHVQRHLHSDVMLENFALLSSVGCWHGAKDEEAPSKQCVSVGVSQVKTLKPALSTQKAQPCETCSSLLKDILHLAEHDGTHPKRTAKLYLHQKEHLREKLTRSDEGRPLFVNDSVHLAKRNLTCMQGGKDFTGDSDLQQQALHRGWKPHRDTHGVEAFQSGRNDYSCSQCGKDFCHQHTLFEHQKIHTEERPYECSECGKLFRYNSDLIKHQRNHTGERPYKCSECGKAFSLKYNVVQHQKIHTGERPYECSECGKAFLRKSHLLQHQRIHTRPRPYVCSECGKAFLTQAHLVGHQKIHTGERPYGCNECGKYFMYSSALIRHQKVHTGERPFYCCECGKFFMDSCTLIIHQRVHTGEKPYECNECGKFFRYRSTLIRHQKVHTGEKPYECSECGKFFMDTSTLIIHQRVHTGEKPYECSKCGKFFRYCFTLNRHQRVHSGERPYECSECGKFFVDSCTLKSHQRVHTGERPFECSICGKSFRCRSTLDTHQRIHTGERPYECSECGKFFRHNSNHIRHRRNHFGERSFECTECGRVFSQNSHLIRHQKVHTRERTYKCSKCGKFFMDSATLISHERVHTGEKPYECSQCGKVFRYNSSLIKHRRIHTGERPYQCSECGRVFNQNSHLIQHQKVHTR encoded by the exons ATGAACCTGACTGAG GATTGTATGGTTTTTGAGGACGTGGCCATACATTTCTCCCAGGAGGAGTGGGGAATTCTTAATCACGTTCAGAGACACCTGCACAGCgatgtgatgctggagaactTTGCACTTTTGTCATCAGTAG GTTGTTGGCATGGAGCCAAGGATGAGGAGGCACCTTCCAAGCAATGTGTTTCTGTAGGAGTGTCACAGGTCAAAACTCTAAAGCCAGCTTTGTCCACCCAGAAGGCCCAGCCCTGTGAGACATGTAGCTCACTTCTGAAGGACATTCTACACCTGGCTGAGCATGACGGAACACACCCCAAGCGTACAGCCAAGCTTTACCTGCACCAAAAGGAGCATCTTAGAGAGAAGCTCACCAGAAGTGATGAAGGGAGGCCTTTGTTTGTGAATGACAGTGTTCACCTGGCGAAGAGGAACCTCACATGCATGCAGGGTGGCAAGGATTTTACTGGTGATTCAGATCTTCAACAACAGGCTCTTCACAGGGGGTGGAAGCCACACAGGGACACTCATGGTGTGGAGGCCTTTCAAAGTGGACGGAATGATTACAGCTGCAGCCAATGTGGGAAAGACTTTTGCCACCAACATACACTGTTTGAGCACCAGAAAATCCACACAGAGGAAAGGCCTTATGAGTGCAGTGAATGTGGCAAATTGTTTAGGTACAACTCCGACCTTATTAAACATCAGCGAAATCATACTGGAGAAAGGCCTTATAAGTGTagtgaatgtggaaaagccttcagcCTCAAATATAATGTTGTTCAACACCAGaaaattcacactggagaaaggccttatgagtgcagtgaatgtgggaaagctttcCTTAGAAAGTCTCACCTACTTCAGCACCAGAGGATTCACACCAGGCCAAGGCCTTATGTGTGTAGtgaatgtgggaaggccttccTTACACAGGCTCACCTTGTTGGTCAccagaaaattcatactggagaacGGCCTTATGGatgcaatgaatgtgggaaatACTTTATGTACAGTTCAGCACTCATTAGACATCAGAaagttcacactggagaaaggccTTTTTATTGCTGTGAATGTGGGAAATTCTTTATGGACAGCTGCACACTCATTATTCACCAGAgagttcatactggagaaaaaccttaTGAATGCAACGAATGTGGGAAATTCTTTAGATACCGTTCCACACTTATCAGACATCAGAaagttcacactggagaaaagccTTATGAGTGTAGTGAATGTGGAAAGTTCTTTATGGACACTTCCACACTCATTATTCATCagagagttcacactggagaaaagccTTATGAATGCAGCAAATGTGGGAAATTCTTTAGGTATTGCTTCACACTGAATAGACATCAGAGAGTTCACTCTGGAGAGAGGCCTTATGAATGCAGTGAATGTGGCAAATTCTTTGTAGACAGCTGTACACTGAAGAGTCATCagagagttcacactggagaaagacCTTTTGAATGCAGCATTTGTGGAAAATCCTTTAGATGTCGCTCCACACTTGATacacatcagagaattcacactggtgAAAGGCCTTATGAGTGTAGTGAATGTGGGAAATTCTTTAGGCACAACTCAAATCATATTAGACATCGGAGAAATCACTTTGGAGAAAGGTCTTTTGAGTGCACTGAGTGTGGGAGAGTTTTTAGCCAAAATTCCCACCTCATTCGGCACCAAAAAGTTCACACTAGGGAAAGAACTTACAAATGCAGCAAATGTGGGAAATTTTTTATGGACAGCGCCACACTTATTAGTCATGAGAgagttcatactggagaaaagCCTTATGAGTGCAGTCAATGTGGGAAAGTCTTTAGATACAACTCTAGCCTCATTAAACATcggagaattcacactggagagagaCCTTATCAGTGCAGTGAATGTGGGAGAGTCTTTAACCAAAATTCTCATCTCATTCAGCACCAGAAAGTTCACACCAGATAA
- the ZNF17 gene encoding zinc finger protein 17 isoform X1, with the protein MLMDAGQDCMVFEDVAIHFSQEEWGILNHVQRHLHSDVMLENFALLSSVGCWHGAKDEEAPSKQCVSVGVSQVKTLKPALSTQKAQPCETCSSLLKDILHLAEHDGTHPKRTAKLYLHQKEHLREKLTRSDEGRPLFVNDSVHLAKRNLTCMQGGKDFTGDSDLQQQALHRGWKPHRDTHGVEAFQSGRNDYSCSQCGKDFCHQHTLFEHQKIHTEERPYECSECGKLFRYNSDLIKHQRNHTGERPYKCSECGKAFSLKYNVVQHQKIHTGERPYECSECGKAFLRKSHLLQHQRIHTRPRPYVCSECGKAFLTQAHLVGHQKIHTGERPYGCNECGKYFMYSSALIRHQKVHTGERPFYCCECGKFFMDSCTLIIHQRVHTGEKPYECNECGKFFRYRSTLIRHQKVHTGEKPYECSECGKFFMDTSTLIIHQRVHTGEKPYECSKCGKFFRYCFTLNRHQRVHSGERPYECSECGKFFVDSCTLKSHQRVHTGERPFECSICGKSFRCRSTLDTHQRIHTGERPYECSECGKFFRHNSNHIRHRRNHFGERSFECTECGRVFSQNSHLIRHQKVHTRERTYKCSKCGKFFMDSATLISHERVHTGEKPYECSQCGKVFRYNSSLIKHRRIHTGERPYQCSECGRVFNQNSHLIQHQKVHTR; encoded by the exons ATGCTTATGGATGCTGGACAG GATTGTATGGTTTTTGAGGACGTGGCCATACATTTCTCCCAGGAGGAGTGGGGAATTCTTAATCACGTTCAGAGACACCTGCACAGCgatgtgatgctggagaactTTGCACTTTTGTCATCAGTAG GTTGTTGGCATGGAGCCAAGGATGAGGAGGCACCTTCCAAGCAATGTGTTTCTGTAGGAGTGTCACAGGTCAAAACTCTAAAGCCAGCTTTGTCCACCCAGAAGGCCCAGCCCTGTGAGACATGTAGCTCACTTCTGAAGGACATTCTACACCTGGCTGAGCATGACGGAACACACCCCAAGCGTACAGCCAAGCTTTACCTGCACCAAAAGGAGCATCTTAGAGAGAAGCTCACCAGAAGTGATGAAGGGAGGCCTTTGTTTGTGAATGACAGTGTTCACCTGGCGAAGAGGAACCTCACATGCATGCAGGGTGGCAAGGATTTTACTGGTGATTCAGATCTTCAACAACAGGCTCTTCACAGGGGGTGGAAGCCACACAGGGACACTCATGGTGTGGAGGCCTTTCAAAGTGGACGGAATGATTACAGCTGCAGCCAATGTGGGAAAGACTTTTGCCACCAACATACACTGTTTGAGCACCAGAAAATCCACACAGAGGAAAGGCCTTATGAGTGCAGTGAATGTGGCAAATTGTTTAGGTACAACTCCGACCTTATTAAACATCAGCGAAATCATACTGGAGAAAGGCCTTATAAGTGTagtgaatgtggaaaagccttcagcCTCAAATATAATGTTGTTCAACACCAGaaaattcacactggagaaaggccttatgagtgcagtgaatgtgggaaagctttcCTTAGAAAGTCTCACCTACTTCAGCACCAGAGGATTCACACCAGGCCAAGGCCTTATGTGTGTAGtgaatgtgggaaggccttccTTACACAGGCTCACCTTGTTGGTCAccagaaaattcatactggagaacGGCCTTATGGatgcaatgaatgtgggaaatACTTTATGTACAGTTCAGCACTCATTAGACATCAGAaagttcacactggagaaaggccTTTTTATTGCTGTGAATGTGGGAAATTCTTTATGGACAGCTGCACACTCATTATTCACCAGAgagttcatactggagaaaaaccttaTGAATGCAACGAATGTGGGAAATTCTTTAGATACCGTTCCACACTTATCAGACATCAGAaagttcacactggagaaaagccTTATGAGTGTAGTGAATGTGGAAAGTTCTTTATGGACACTTCCACACTCATTATTCATCagagagttcacactggagaaaagccTTATGAATGCAGCAAATGTGGGAAATTCTTTAGGTATTGCTTCACACTGAATAGACATCAGAGAGTTCACTCTGGAGAGAGGCCTTATGAATGCAGTGAATGTGGCAAATTCTTTGTAGACAGCTGTACACTGAAGAGTCATCagagagttcacactggagaaagacCTTTTGAATGCAGCATTTGTGGAAAATCCTTTAGATGTCGCTCCACACTTGATacacatcagagaattcacactggtgAAAGGCCTTATGAGTGTAGTGAATGTGGGAAATTCTTTAGGCACAACTCAAATCATATTAGACATCGGAGAAATCACTTTGGAGAAAGGTCTTTTGAGTGCACTGAGTGTGGGAGAGTTTTTAGCCAAAATTCCCACCTCATTCGGCACCAAAAAGTTCACACTAGGGAAAGAACTTACAAATGCAGCAAATGTGGGAAATTTTTTATGGACAGCGCCACACTTATTAGTCATGAGAgagttcatactggagaaaagCCTTATGAGTGCAGTCAATGTGGGAAAGTCTTTAGATACAACTCTAGCCTCATTAAACATcggagaattcacactggagagagaCCTTATCAGTGCAGTGAATGTGGGAGAGTCTTTAACCAAAATTCTCATCTCATTCAGCACCAGAAAGTTCACACCAGATAA